A stretch of DNA from Natrinema sp. HArc-T2:
CGGCACAAATGCTCGAGCAGACGAGCGGCTTGGAACTGCCGTCCCGGCAGCCACTTTCGGACCGTACGTGTCTGGTGACCGGCGCGTCGCGAGGAATCGGACGCAGCATCGCGTGCGAACTCGGGCGCTACGGTGCGACCGTCGTCGTCAACTATCGCTCGTCGGACGCGGCCGCCCACGAGGTCGCCGAGACGATTTCTGCCACCGACGGCGACGGTGAGGGGTATCCGGTTCAGGCCGACGTCACCGACCGTGACGATGTCGCCGTCATGCGTGAGGGTGTCCACGACGAACTCGGCGAGATCGACGTCCTCGTCAACAACGCCGGGATTACGCAGGACCGGCTCTTTGCCGACATGACTCCCGAGGAGTGGCACCGCGCGATCGACGTCTCGCTCAACGGGGCGTTCAACTGTACGCACGCCTTCTACGACGACATTCAAACCGCTGATGACGGTCGTCTCATCGCCATCTCGAGTGTCGTCGGAAAGCAAGGGAACGTCGGACAGGCGAACTACGCGGCGGCGAAAAGCGGCCTCTTTGGCTTTATTCGCTCGCTTGCACTCGAGTTGGCACCGTCAGGGTCGACCGCCAACTGTATCGCCCCCGGCTTTACGCGGACCGAGATGGTCGAGGCAATCCCGGACGACGTGCAAGCGGAGATCCGCGAGGATATCCCGCTGGACCGATTCGCCGACGCGAGCGATATCGCCGGGCTCGTCCGGTATCTCGCCAGCGAAGAGGCAGGATACATCACCGGCGAAGTTATCGACGTCAACGGCGGCATCGACCTCTAATTCGTCCGATCGGACCGACCGAGACGCCGACCCTGCGAGCGGCGACCGTTTGTTGCCAGAGTGTCTCTACCACGTAATCCGTCGCGTGTGAAACAGCCGGCCCGTTCGCCGTCGGCAAGTCAGGCGACTGCTCGGCCATCGGTCAACCTGACGCCGACAAGCATTTACTCGAGACTCCCGTACAGTTGTGTCCGAATGGCCGCTGAACCGGACTATGACTTCTGGCTACTCGACCTCGATGGCACCCTCGTCGATGTCGAGTGGTCGTACACGCGGGAGGTGTTCGACCGGGTCGGCGACCGGCTGGGCCGTACGTTCACCGACCGAGAAGCCGACATCCTCTGGAACGGGTTGACCGGCTCCCGGGACCGCCAGCTCGAGGAGTGGGGCGTCGACTCCCGCGAGTTCTGGGACGCGTTCCACGAAGAGGAGGATCCGCTGGTGCGGGCCGAACAGACGTACCTCCACGACGACGCTGCGTTTGTCGCCGACCTCGACGCACCAGTGGGGCTGGTTACCCACTGTCAGGAATTCCTCTGTGAACCCGTGTTGGATCACGTCGGAATCCGCGATTGGTTCGATGCGCAACTGTGCTGTACCGAGGAGACAGGCTGGAAACCCGATCCCGGTCCCGTCAAGCGCGTCATGACCGAACTTGGCGTTGCCCACAACGGCCATCAGGGCGTGCTCGCAGGCGACGGCGCAAACGACGTCGGCGCGGCCTGGAACGCCGGGCTCGACGCGATCCACGTCGAACGGGTCGGCCACGAGCGCCGTGGTCGGTGTGTCCTCGGCGACTATCGCGTCCAGTCGTTCGACGACCTTTACTGAGACAGGCGACTGCGACTGTGTTCCGACGCAATCGCACAGTGGTCGGCAGTTGCGGTGAGAAAGACTCACAGCAATCGTCATGAGGACGGTCGGCGGTAACCGTGTCCTGGCACACCCACGACCGTCTTGCGATTGTGCCGGAACTGCCGTTCACCCGCCCGTGACGCGTCATATAACGCGTGTTCGTATTCACGGATTGTTACCATTTTCTCGACAGGAAAGCTTATGATGAGATACCCGGGTTATCGGAGCATGGCACGCGATACGCCGGTACAAAACGGAACTGACTCGAAATCAACCGACACGCAGCTGCCGAACCTCGTGACGATCGTCGGTCGTGGCGTCCCCTCGAACTACGAAGTCGCCGTCGACGGCGACCTCGAGATG
This window harbors:
- a CDS encoding beta-ketoacyl-ACP reductase — translated: MTAQMLEQTSGLELPSRQPLSDRTCLVTGASRGIGRSIACELGRYGATVVVNYRSSDAAAHEVAETISATDGDGEGYPVQADVTDRDDVAVMREGVHDELGEIDVLVNNAGITQDRLFADMTPEEWHRAIDVSLNGAFNCTHAFYDDIQTADDGRLIAISSVVGKQGNVGQANYAAAKSGLFGFIRSLALELAPSGSTANCIAPGFTRTEMVEAIPDDVQAEIREDIPLDRFADASDIAGLVRYLASEEAGYITGEVIDVNGGIDL
- a CDS encoding HAD family hydrolase — translated: MAAEPDYDFWLLDLDGTLVDVEWSYTREVFDRVGDRLGRTFTDREADILWNGLTGSRDRQLEEWGVDSREFWDAFHEEEDPLVRAEQTYLHDDAAFVADLDAPVGLVTHCQEFLCEPVLDHVGIRDWFDAQLCCTEETGWKPDPGPVKRVMTELGVAHNGHQGVLAGDGANDVGAAWNAGLDAIHVERVGHERRGRCVLGDYRVQSFDDLY